A region from the Anoplolepis gracilipes chromosome 2, ASM4749672v1, whole genome shotgun sequence genome encodes:
- the Myo81f gene encoding myosin-VIIa isoform X2 — MVAKHFASQGSSPECGVPDMTVISDIDETGINRNLQVRYSRDQIYTYTGSILVAVNPYKEVDYYTNEYVNRYHQQKMGALEPHVFALAEAAYKSLQDTESNQSCVISGESGAGKTETTKFILQYLCSVTSNVDTWVEQQILEANTILEAFGNAKTVRNDNSSRFGKFMQVCFDNKWMIKGCIIQDYLLEQSRITFQSPEERNYHVFYKLVEAGTRDKEFAEQYKLRPASHYRYLNQSGCVKIDGISDSKKLDALRLAFNVLQVAPEMCEGIFRVLSAILWLGNLSFEDIDGERCELSTEDRNIVDTVAPLLGLQVEDLTRVVLIRQINVRGNITEIPLKVQEARENRHAMAKALYSRTFAWLINHINNCTNPGQDSSRFLGVLDIFGFENFALNSFEQLCINYTNEKLHKFFNHYVFALEQELYRQEEIQYSHITFTDNTMCLELIEKPPRCVLKLLTEQCHMPKGSDLAYLTNLHAEFENHPCYVKGDDRRKWEKEFGLKHYAGCVTYTIEGFVDKNRDVQQDVFFDFMSRSTNEFVQEISVYQDLLGYTVARGTGSAATTMSRGTSKGKPTLCDSFRHQLQALVDVLQATTPWYARCIKPNMEKMANHYDEKLVLDQLKYLGMLDIIRIRKEGFPIHMSFHDFVARYRCLDKSRASLSCNEKEAARYLISKQGIPQTEWQIGRTKVFLRSYVHEPLEDSRNQVVTRNAIVIQKIWRGYVKRREYKRIREAALKVQHAYRGWKLRIMFIRKRRAAIVIQSHLRGVFAREVAAALREMRRVDEEMRKRERLEKERRLMEDKKALEESQRKAQEEIAALSQMAEQMNSKMAAASDLQSVDLDNLFSFLSDVQSTKSNQIIDEIGEQMDELVEDLDVELETVIQQEMELNSKAAESSKVTSPVNGQQVTSPQQRLPPGTGNLNSSKLGQPSLPEPTEPPPPPPPPAPPLAMNGDSSDDNGEPIYESVLPREENELNSPIVHNGSHSPAQMVNGEAGGSLPPSNKMTKEIAGSPPSKSESTSFAAHHHPHHHHHHHHQTTIPQAQQNGHDQPQSQSQTSQQLPVEREQRRKCRVERKLQELEDKKEQESETTYHDIVEFAQNYFNSHERSPEGTIIATLTRKSRGKSIEYIPKYEMVTYYKGSSIPNSHIHMYDPDNVNVACSVFRDLCKYIRGEMKLDQEIATIQSIIAYGIEREELRDEIYVQCMRQATNNPNVEWAEQVWLLLCLAIVAFQPSKLLYKYFVSFLKKNLALEGKLRQYVQWCVDNCKNTKVSCRQHPPSTVEIAAMRRLGTIVCRFFFLDGRTKAIDVHPTDTAADAVAKLGEKLGLRSLEGWAIYQSRPDGEEHVRAHDYLYDVIAAWEMKQCKLNTAQSTFSTLRRGNNATLGSGDNRFVFKRRLFRNPREISQDPVEVNMLYAQAVYNVVKCDDFPVSEKVALQLAGLQAQVSLGDPKDNDRLDYYSEVDSFLPYRISRARGDDVWVPIIAQAHRQYGAGRKELAAKVLYLSCVMQYPLYGTTMFNVTYRGYWSYGNQLILGINCDGLMLIKPDDKFVLSEYRYQDVESIMLDPSDSFITLSLLRHNPDSSHKCFVFETPQKNEIGSLIVSYCSALAGWITENEVPTKKLKCITNEDRIRLYHNLVNCRRTLVDSEILRKPQDSGGGFLRNTLRRLSKHRIEKLRQEHGSADHGETYKGFPYAYWAFSRQQIPQSLSKLPDPDEQISLGIFQLILTYAGLGQNGETVRRVEDEHVNLIQTVMERCIRKENLLGELYLQLIKQTTDHPDPNNRVNLRHWALLSLACSVILPPQKVIRKYLIAHLKRCASDYVTEEGKYARFAEKCLYKTQGTRRRQWPPSREEIMCTINRRPIYARFHFMDGQYHAVEFHPSATARDVMEIIKTKIGLEETAMGYAIYEVLGPTERSLIPEEKIADVMSKWERYRTSQQSQQGSQRKHVHHFFLFKKHLFLDQYMNLDDPVEKELLYHQVLHDLRADRFPITEKEAMMLSALQAQLEMGDCQDTISEPDYRTISSHCLPSRLVPCLCVDGVRQHHQSLRGMSPPEAKKAFLNLIQSWPLHRATIFDVMQSFTSNWPRVLWLAVDQQGLHLLEHRSRNALCTYEHSSILSYTPAVNCLMIITGTDKKQSKVILTTSQAHQIANLIREYMEVLQSPPEIPRRDSAMAAQQFAAQQQQQQHQQPPATLPSSTTGRKSRPASMLHRGAPVIQSQAS, encoded by the exons ACGTACACGGGATCCATTCTGGTGGCTGTGAACCCTTACAAGGAAGTGGACTACTACACAAAT GAATACGTGAATCGATACCACCAGCAGAAAATGGGCGCCTTGGAGCCGCATGTGTTCGCCCTGGCGGAGGCGGCGTATAAGTCCCTGCAGGACACCGAGAGCAACCAGTCCTGCGTGATATCGGGCGAGAGCGGAGCCGGCAAGACCGAGACCACCAAGTTCATCCTGCAGTACCTGTGTTCGGTCACCAGCAACGTCGACACGTGGGTGGAGCAGCAGATCCTGGAGGCCAATACCATCCTCGAGGCATTCG GCAACGCGAAGACGGTGCGAAACGACAACAGTTCGCGCTTCGGCAAGTTCATGCAAGTGTGCTTTGACAACAAATGGATGATCAAGGGCTGCATCATTCAGGACTATTTGCTGGAGCAGAGCCGTATCACTTTTCAAAGCCCGGAGGAGCGCAATTATCACGTATTTTATAAACTGGTGGAGGCCGGCACGAGAGACAAGGAATTCGCCGAGCAATATAAGCTACGACCAGCCAGTCATTACAGATATCTCAATCAGTCCGGTTGCGTAAAGATCGACGGAATTTCTGATTCCAAGAAACTCGACGCTCTCAGGCTCGCCTTCAATGTGCTTCAG GTTGCGCCAGAAATGTGCGAAGGCATTTTTCGGGTACTATCGGCCATCCTGTGGCTTGGAAATTTAAGCTTCGAGGACATCGACGGCGAAAGATGCGAACTGTCGACGGAGGACAGAAATATAGTTGACACGGTGGCGCCATTATTGGGTCTTCAGGTGGAAGATCTCACTAGGGTGGTGCTGATACGACAGATAAACGTTCGCGGTAATATAACAGAGATCCCGCTGAAAGTGCAGGAAGCACGAGAGAACAGGCACGCGATGGCAAAAGCGCTCTACTCGCGCACTTTCGCTTGGCTCATCAATCACATAAACAATTGCACGAATCCAGGCCAGGATAGCTCGCGATTTCTCGGGGTGCTCGATATCTTTGGCTTTGAGAATTTTGCGTTGAACAGCTTCGAGCAACTCTGCATCAATTACACAAACGAGAAACTGCACAAGTTCTTCAATCACTATGTCTTTGCGTTAGAGCAGGAACTT taTCGCCAAGAGGAGATCCAATATTCCCACATCACATTCACGGACAACACAATGTGCCTGGAACTAATTGAAAAGCCTCCGCGATGCGTTCTCAAGTTATTGACCGAGCAGTGTCATATGCCGAAAGGCTCGGACTTGGCCTATCTGACAAATTTACATGCGGAATTCGAGAATCATCCGTGCTACGTGAAGGGAGATGATCGACGGAAATGGGAAAAGGAATTCGGACTCAAACACTATGCCGGCTGCGTGACGTACACTATTGAAGGTTTTGTCGACAAGAATCGGGACGTTCAGCAGGACGTGTTCTTCGACTTTATGTCCAGGAGCACCAACGAATTCGTCCAGGAGATTTCCGTCTATCAAGATCTACTGGGATATACTGTTGCACGCGGAACCGGTAGCGCGGCCACGACAATGTCACGCGGAACGTCGAAAGGCAAGCCGACTCTTTGCGACTCCTTTCGACATCAATTGCAAGCCTTAGTAGACGTATTGCAAGCGACCACACCGTGGTACGCACGTTGCATCAAACCAAACATGGAGAAGATGGCCAATCACTACGACGAGAAGCTTGTGCTGGACCAGCTCAAGTATCTCGGCATGCTGGACATTATACGCATACGTAAAGAAGGCTTTCCGATACACATGTCGTTCCACGACTTTGTCGCGAGATATCGTTGCTTAGACAAGAGCCGAGCGTCGCTTTCCTGCAACGAGAAAGAGGCAGCCAGATATTTGATCAGCAAACAAGGTATACCGCAAACCGAGTGGCAGATCGGCCGAACGAAAGTGTTTTTGAGAAGCTACGTGCACGAGCCTTTGGAAGACTCTAGAAATCAGGTCGTAACGAGAAACGCCATCGTGATACAAAAGATTTGGCGTGGATATGTCAAGCGACGAG AATACAAGCGTATAAGGGAGGCAGCACTCAAGGTACAGCACGCTTATCGCGGCTGGAAGTTGCGAATAATGTTTATCAGAAAGCGCAGAGCTGCCATAGTGATCCAAAGTCATTTACGAGGCGTCTTCGCGAGGGAGGTGGCTGCTGCGCTGCGTGAAATGAGACGAGTCGACGAGGAGATGAGAAAGAGGGAACGGTTagagaaggaaagaagatTGATGGAAGACAAGAAGGCATTGGAGGAAAGCCAGAG GAAAGCGCAGGAAGAAATTGCTGCCCTGTCGCAGATGGCCGAGCAAATGAACTCGAAGATGGCCGCCGCCTCGGACTTGCAATCAGTAGACCTAGAcaatcttttttcctttttatccGACGTACAATCGACCAAGAGCAATCAGATTATCGACGAGATCGGCGAACAGATGGACGAATTGGTCGAGGATCTGGATGTAGAATTAGAAACTGTCATCCAACAAGAGATGGAATTGAATTCCAAGGCCGCCGAATCGTCGAAAGTCACTTCTCCCGTCAATGGACAGCAAGTGACATCTCCGCAGCAACGATTGCCACCTGGTACAGGTAACTTGAACAGTAGCAAACTCGGTCAACCGAGTCTTCCGGAACCCACGGAACCGCCTCCACCGCCACCACCTCCGGCGCCACCTTTGGCGATGAATGGCGACTCGTCGGATGACAATGGCGAACCGATCTACGAATCTGTATTGCCGCGCGAAGAGAACGAGCTCAATAGTCCGATCGTCCACAATGGCAGCCATAGTCCTGCCCAAATGGTCAACGGCGAAGCTGGCGGATCTTTGCCGCCCAGCAACAAAATGACGAAGGAAATTGCCGGTAGTCCGCCATCCAAGTCGGAGTCAACGAGTTTCGCTGCTCATCATCATCcacatcatcatcatcatcatcatcatcagaCGACGATACCCCAGGCGCAACAAAACGGTCACGATCAGCCGCAGTCGCAGTCACAAACGTCGCAGCAGTTGCCGGTTGAGCGTGAGCAGCGACGCAAGTGTCGCGTGGAACGCAAATTGCAGGAACTCGAGGACAAGAAGGAACAGGAGAGCGAGACTACTTATCACGATATTGTTGAGTTTGCGCAAAACTATTTCAACAGCCACGAACGTTCCCCCGAAGGCACCATAATAGCCACGTTGACGAGAAAGTCGCGCGGCAAGAGCATCGAATACATCCCGAAATACGAGATGGTCACGTACTACAAAGGATCTAGCATTCCGAATTCGCACATTCATATGTATGATCCTGATAATGTGAACGTTGCGTGTTCTGTATTCAGG gATTTATGTAAGTACATACGTGGCGAAATGAAATTGGATCAAGAGATAGCTACGATCCAGAGTATTATCGCTTACGGGATTGAGCGGGAAGAATTACGAGACGAGATTTACGTGCAATGCATGCGTCAGGCTACCAATAATCCCAACGTCGAGTGGGCGGAACAAGTGTGGTTGCTGTTATGCTTGGCGATTGTCGCCTTTCAACCAAGCAAACTACTTTACAAGTATTTTGTTTCCTTCCTGAAGAAGAATCTTGCTCTCGAGGGCAAGCTGAGACAGTACGTGCAATGGTGTGTGGACAATTGCAAGAATACCAAAGTATCTTGCAGGCAACATCCACCGTCTACCGTAGAGATTGCCGCTATGAGACGATTGGGAACCATAGTCtgtcgatttttctttttggatGGAAGAACGAAAGCGATCGATGTACATCCGACTGACACGGCCGCCGATGCTGTCGCTAAACTCGGAGAAAAATTGGGTCTTCGGTCACTGGAAGGTTGGGCCATCTATCAAAGCAGACCCGATGGAGAGGAGCACGTGCGAGCTCACGATTACCTGTACGATGTAATCGCTGCATGGGAGAT GAAACAATGCAAATTAAATACCGCACAATCAACGTTCTCAACATTGCGACGAGGTAATAACGCTACTCTAGGCAGCGGCGACAATCGCTTTGTTTTCAAACGAAGATTGTTCCGTAATCCAAGAGAAATCTCGCAAGATCCCGTGGAAGTTAATATGCTGTACGCGCAAGCGGTCTACAATGTCGTAAAG TGTGACGATTTTCCGGTATCTGAGAAAGTGGCGCTGCAATTGGCAGGATTGCAGGCGCAAGTATCCCTCGGAGATCCCAAGGACAACGACAGACTGGATTATTATAGCGAGGTGGACAGTTTTCTACCTTACAGAATCAGTCGCGCTCGCGGCGACGACGTTTGGGTGCCGATTATAGCGCAAGCTCACCGGCAATATGGCGCCGGGCGCAAGGAACTGGCGGCTAAAGTTCTGTACCTATCCTGCGTGATGCAATATCCTCTTTACGGCACGACAATGTTTAACGTTACTTACCGAGGATATTGGTCTTACGGCAACCAATTGATTCTTGGTATCAATTGCGACGGTCTTATGCTAATTAAGCCGGACGATAAATTTGTTCTGTCCGAATATCGCTATCAAGATGTCGAGAGCATCATGTTGGATCCGAGTGACTCATTTATCACGCTTTCGCTATTGCGACATAATCCCGATAGTTCGCACAAATGTTTTGTATTCGAAACTCCGCAGAAAAACGAGATTGGCAGTCTGATAGTCAGTTACTGTTCGGCATTGGCGGGCTGGATTACGGAAAATGAGGTGCCTACGAAGAAACTCAAGTGTATTACCAACGAGGATCGTATCAGACTCTATCACAATCTGGTCAACTGTCGGCGAACGCTAGTCGATTCGGAAATTCTCAGAAAACCGCAGGATTCCGGCGGCGGTTTTCTCAGGAACACGCTCCGCAGATTATCTAAGCATCGGATAGAGAAACTCAGGCAAGAGCATGGAAGTGCCGATCATGGCGAGACCTATAAAGGCTTCCCGTATGCTTATTGGGCATTCAGTAGACAGCAGATACCACAGAGTTTGTCGAAACTGCCAGATCCCGACGAGCAGATCTCTTTAGGTATCTTCCAGTTGATTCTAACGTACGCGGGGCTCGGCCAGAACGGCGAGACGGTTCGCAGAGTCGAAGACGAGCACGTGAATCTTATACAAACCGTCATGGAACGTTGTATACGAAAGGAGAATTTGTTGGGCGAGCTGTATCTGCAATTGATCAAACAAACGACCGATCATCCGGATCCGAACAATCGCGTTAATCTGCGACACTGGGCGTTGCTCTCGCTTGCATGTTCCGTGATTCTTCCGCCTCAAAAGGTTATACGTAAATACTTGATTGCACATTTAAAGCGATGCGCCAGCGATTATGTCACCGAGGAGGGCAAGTACGCGAGATTCGCGGAAAAGTGCCTTTATAAGACTCAGGGCACTCGAAGACGGCAATGGCCGCCTAGTCGCGAAGAAATCATGTGCACCATCAATCGCCGACCGATTTACGCAAGATTCCACTTTATGGATGGCCAATACCATGCCGTCGAGTTTCATCCATCTGCAACTGCCAGGGACGTCATGGAGATCATCAAGACTAAGATAGGACTCGAAGAAACAGCAATGG GCTACGCGATTTACGAGGTGTTGGGACCGACCGAACGATCGCTGATCCCTGAAGAGAAGATAGCCGACGTCATGTCCAAGTGGGAACGATACAGGACATCGCAGCAGAGTCAACAGGGCTCGCAACGAAAGCACGTGCATCACTTTTTCCTATTCAAGAAACACTTGTTCCTGGACCAATACATGAACCTAGACGACCCAGTGGAGAAAGAGCTATTGTATCATCAAGTGTTACATGATTTGCGCGCCGATCGGTTTCCCATCACTGAGAAGGAAGCT ATGATGCTGTCAGCTTTGCAAGCGCAACTGGAAATGGGCGATTGCCAAGACACTATATCGGAGCCAGATTATCGAACGATATCGAGCCACTGCCTACCGTCGAGACTGGTGCCATGCTTGTGCGTAGACGGTGTGCGCCAGCACCACCAGTCTTTACGCGGAATGTCGCCACCTGAAGCAAAGAAGGCTTTCCTGAATCTGATTCAATCATGGCCTTTGCACCGAGCGACGATCTTCGACGTGATGCAATCGTTCACCTCGAATTGGCCTCGTGTATTATGGCTGGCCGTTGATCAGCAGGGTCTCCATCTTTTGGAACATCGTTCCAGAAACGCGCTATGTACCTACGAGCATAGCAGTATTCTAAGTTACACGCCCGCCGTCAACTGTCTGATGATCATTACTGGTACGGATAAGAAACAGAGCAAGGTCATTCTCACCACATCGCag GCTCATCAAATAGCGAATCTGATCCGCGAGTACATGGAGGTGCTTCAGTCACCACCGGAAATACCGAGACGAGACTCAGCGATGGCTGCTCAACAATTTGCAGctcaacagcagcagcaacagcatcAGCAACCGCCCGCAACACTGCCATCATCTACGACCGGACGAAAGTCCCGACCCGCCTCGATGTTACACAGAGGTGCTCCGGTAATACAATCTCAAGCTAGTTAG